From the genome of Nocardia sp. NBC_01503, one region includes:
- a CDS encoding APA family fibronectin-binding glycoprotein has translation MEPNETDTPVSPRTARWVIILCVLTLIGSLAGIGYSIFDQVRRTQDEADRIASAAAGMSFVAPDGWQQMPQDEGDHLIFGQAALEKQGGGDGMILIGKLDESLFAAAEPDDTRAACSLGSGMGEFFFPDTGKRVDTETLDVKGREVTGKSCFYRVRFDDSSTPQAEIYSAVVQSDSRRWWVCWLGNTEAPVDRTAAERLAASIRPM, from the coding sequence GTGGAACCGAACGAAACGGACACACCGGTCTCGCCGCGGACCGCACGGTGGGTGATCATCCTCTGCGTGCTGACGCTGATCGGATCGCTGGCGGGCATCGGGTATTCGATCTTCGATCAGGTGCGGCGCACACAGGACGAGGCGGATCGGATCGCCAGTGCGGCGGCCGGAATGAGCTTCGTCGCCCCCGACGGCTGGCAGCAGATGCCGCAGGACGAGGGCGATCATCTGATCTTCGGGCAGGCCGCGCTGGAGAAGCAGGGCGGCGGGGACGGGATGATCCTGATCGGCAAACTCGACGAATCCCTTTTCGCCGCAGCGGAACCCGACGACACCCGCGCGGCCTGCTCACTCGGCTCGGGTATGGGGGAATTCTTCTTCCCCGATACCGGCAAGCGGGTGGATACCGAGACCCTTGACGTCAAAGGGCGTGAGGTGACCGGGAAGTCGTGCTTCTATCGGGTCCGGTTCGATGATTCGAGCACACCCCAGGCCGAGATCTACTCCGCCGTGGTGCAATCCGATAGTCGACGATGGTGGGTGTGCTGGCTCGGCAATACCGAAGCGCCCGTCGACCGCACCGCCGCAGAGCGACTCGCGGCCTCGATACGGCCGATGTGA
- a CDS encoding GNAT family N-acetyltransferase: MPDADLVIDRADPHEWATVIEWAAAEGWNPGLEDRTAFFAQDPKGFFLGRLAGEPASAVSVVNYGNDFAFLGCYLVRPDLRGAGFGLATWKAGLAHAGARVVGLDGVPDQQDNYRRSGFELAYRSARFTGVPRLPPPDASVRAMATGDFAEVRAFDSACLPADRPGFLDAWFGTPGHRTLVRIVDGSLTGYGTIRPARDSHRVGPLFADTEADARQLLAGLAAGVQALAIDIPLHNESAVRLVESAGLTPSFETARMYTAAPRSHSREKVFGVTTLELG; the protein is encoded by the coding sequence ATGCCGGATGCCGATCTCGTCATCGACCGCGCCGACCCGCACGAGTGGGCCACGGTCATCGAATGGGCCGCCGCCGAAGGCTGGAATCCCGGTCTAGAGGATCGGACCGCGTTCTTCGCACAGGATCCGAAGGGGTTCTTCCTCGGACGGCTGGCCGGGGAACCGGCCTCGGCGGTCTCGGTTGTCAACTACGGCAATGATTTCGCGTTCCTGGGGTGCTACCTCGTCCGGCCCGACTTGCGCGGCGCAGGATTCGGTCTGGCCACCTGGAAGGCGGGGCTGGCGCACGCGGGTGCGCGGGTGGTCGGGCTGGACGGTGTGCCCGATCAGCAGGACAACTATCGGCGCAGTGGATTCGAACTCGCCTATCGCAGTGCGCGTTTCACCGGTGTGCCGCGGCTGCCGCCGCCGGACGCGAGTGTGCGCGCCATGGCCACTGGGGATTTCGCCGAGGTGCGCGCCTTCGACTCCGCCTGTCTTCCGGCGGATCGACCCGGATTTCTCGATGCCTGGTTCGGCACTCCCGGTCATCGGACGCTGGTGCGGATTGTCGACGGCAGTTTGACCGGCTACGGAACAATCCGTCCCGCAAGGGATTCCCATCGGGTGGGCCCGCTCTTCGCCGATACCGAGGCCGATGCCCGACAGCTGCTCGCGGGTTTGGCGGCGGGGGTCCAAGCGCTGGCCATCGATATCCCACTCCATAACGAATCCGCGGTGCGCCTGGTGGAGTCCGCGGGGCTGACCCCGAGTTTCGAGACGGCGCGCATGTACACCGCCGCGCCCCGATCGCATTCCCGGGAAAAGGTTTTCGGCGTCACCACCCTCGAACTCGGCTGA
- a CDS encoding Uma2 family endonuclease: MSIPHIDPPPLPETMTWEELMELPEEISCCIELHDGQPVWIADAAMLKHGPSEHQRFTLRMTNALLSAAKLTTADATGGCWDATLETNLFFTRDRSSFVTPDFMIYHCLDDEFAWVHAEDTILVGEVLSPSNTPGLMEVKKARYAAAHIPWYWEVELAPNPRRISAVRQYALAAVDFHLPKGVTPLRPPKEGEYILTGEWTPEAAEGVGTLHPFPIHIPWSDLAY; this comes from the coding sequence ATGTCGATCCCGCATATCGACCCGCCGCCACTGCCCGAGACCATGACCTGGGAAGAGCTCATGGAGCTGCCCGAGGAGATTTCGTGCTGCATTGAGCTACACGACGGCCAACCGGTGTGGATCGCCGACGCGGCCATGCTGAAACACGGTCCGTCTGAGCATCAACGATTCACTCTGCGAATGACGAACGCGCTGCTGAGCGCAGCCAAGCTAACAACCGCGGACGCCACCGGCGGATGCTGGGATGCCACTCTTGAAACGAACCTGTTCTTCACCCGGGACAGGTCCAGCTTCGTAACACCGGATTTCATGATCTATCACTGCCTGGACGACGAGTTCGCGTGGGTGCACGCCGAAGACACCATCCTCGTTGGAGAAGTGCTGTCTCCCTCGAACACCCCAGGTCTGATGGAAGTCAAAAAAGCGCGCTATGCGGCCGCTCATATCCCGTGGTATTGGGAGGTGGAGTTGGCGCCGAACCCTCGACGGATCTCGGCAGTGCGCCAATATGCGCTGGCCGCAGTAGATTTCCACCTCCCGAAGGGCGTGACGCCGCTTCGCCCGCCGAAGGAGGGCGAATACATCCTCACCGGTGAGTGGACTCCCGAAGCGGCTGAAGGCGTCGGGACCCTGCACCCCTTCCCGATCCATATCCCCTGGTCGGACCTGGCCTATTGA
- the bcp gene encoding thioredoxin-dependent thiol peroxidase, translating to MTENHRLSPGDTAPAFTLPDADGKEVSLSDYSGRKVIIYFYPAASTPGCTKQACDFRDSLAELNEAGLEVVGISPDKPAKLAKFRDAEGLTFPLLSDPDRAVLQAYGAFGEKTMYGKTVTGVIRSTFLVDESGKIEVAQYNVKAAHTTINIDRILGKRK from the coding sequence ATGACCGAGAACCATCGACTCAGTCCCGGCGACACCGCGCCCGCCTTCACGCTTCCCGATGCCGATGGCAAGGAGGTGTCGCTCAGCGATTACAGCGGTCGTAAGGTGATCATCTACTTCTACCCGGCGGCGAGTACGCCCGGATGTACCAAGCAGGCTTGCGATTTTCGGGACAGTCTCGCCGAATTGAACGAGGCGGGGCTCGAGGTCGTCGGCATCTCCCCCGATAAGCCCGCCAAGCTGGCCAAGTTCCGCGATGCGGAGGGCCTGACCTTCCCGCTGCTGTCCGATCCCGATCGGGCCGTACTGCAGGCGTACGGGGCCTTCGGCGAGAAGACCATGTACGGCAAGACCGTCACCGGTGTGATTCGGTCGACCTTCCTGGTCGACGAGAGCGGCAAGATCGAGGTGGCGCAGTACAACGTAAAGGCTGCACATACGACAATCAACATTGACCGGATCTTGGGCAAGCGGAAGTAG
- a CDS encoding recombinase family protein, with the protein MALIGYARVSTTEQDPQLQLDALKAAGAERIFTDHGVSGSKTERPELDACLDHLRKGDVLMVWKLDRLGRNTVHVLQLIEELTERGIKFRSVTDGLTTEGAMGKAMLTIMMAFAELERNVMIERTKAGLAAAAANGRKGGRPRKVDDADAAKARELKGKGISVPDIGKMLGCSRATVYRYLSGE; encoded by the coding sequence GTGGCACTCATCGGATACGCCAGAGTCAGCACCACCGAGCAAGACCCACAACTTCAGCTCGATGCGCTCAAAGCCGCTGGCGCGGAACGGATCTTCACCGATCACGGCGTCTCCGGATCGAAGACCGAACGTCCCGAGCTGGATGCCTGCCTGGATCACCTCCGCAAAGGTGACGTGCTCATGGTCTGGAAGCTGGATCGACTGGGCCGCAACACTGTTCACGTGTTGCAGCTCATTGAAGAACTGACCGAACGCGGTATCAAGTTCCGTAGCGTCACCGATGGACTGACCACCGAGGGGGCCATGGGTAAAGCCATGCTCACGATCATGATGGCGTTCGCCGAACTGGAGCGGAACGTCATGATCGAACGAACCAAAGCCGGACTTGCCGCAGCAGCGGCCAACGGACGCAAGGGCGGCCGTCCCCGCAAGGTGGATGATGCCGACGCCGCCAAGGCCCGCGAACTGAAGGGCAAGGGAATCAGCGTCCCGGACATCGGCAAGATGCTCGGATGCTCCCGCGCGACTGTCTACCGGTACCTCTCCGGAGAATGA
- a CDS encoding TetR/AcrR family transcriptional regulator, with amino-acid sequence MPRRRPTQERSKRKFDALLQSSRELLVEVGFESFTCEEVAARAEVPIGTLYQFFANKYVIVCELNRQDLVAVSQELSDFHGEIPSMDWLRHMNSLVDHLADLWMTDPSRREVWLAMQSTPSTRATGAIHEKEFAEAVAQMLRSLMPRTPRIRRSMMAQVLVHVVYSMLNFSVQDGLSHEDAVAELKRLMVAYLLIAEKESRSGGQRTALEPEAN; translated from the coding sequence ATGCCCCGTCGCCGCCCGACGCAGGAACGGAGCAAGCGCAAGTTCGACGCCCTGTTGCAGTCCTCCCGCGAATTGCTCGTCGAGGTCGGCTTCGAATCGTTCACCTGTGAGGAAGTCGCGGCCCGCGCTGAGGTCCCCATCGGCACCCTCTACCAGTTCTTCGCGAACAAGTATGTGATCGTCTGCGAGCTGAATCGCCAAGACCTGGTGGCGGTTTCACAGGAGCTGTCGGATTTCCACGGCGAGATCCCGTCGATGGACTGGCTGCGCCATATGAACTCGCTGGTGGACCACCTCGCCGATCTGTGGATGACGGATCCGTCGCGGCGTGAGGTCTGGCTCGCCATGCAGTCCACGCCTTCGACGCGGGCCACCGGCGCGATCCACGAGAAGGAGTTCGCCGAAGCGGTGGCGCAGATGCTGCGCTCGCTGATGCCGCGCACCCCGCGCATTCGCCGCTCGATGATGGCCCAGGTGCTGGTGCACGTCGTCTACTCGATGCTGAACTTCTCGGTGCAGGACGGCCTCAGCCATGAGGACGCGGTCGCCGAACTCAAACGCCTCATGGTCGCGTATCTGCTGATCGCGGAGAAGGAATCGCGTTCGGGCGGCCAGCGCACCGCGCTGGAACCCGAAGCCAACTGA
- a CDS encoding AAA family ATPase, which yields MSDELTPEEEVQLERWWELQEAKKRFPTYTLAEAAAAAEEQDDWLVPGLIASTSTLVFGEAKIGKSWLIAHLIGALVSGGEFLNVQVPQGNYSIGVCYTDDAGHREYAQRLSTAVSGTDHAVTLYGLGIMKRADWDALHHVVTDAGHNVLIIDNLTQILDGSINEDDVIRRCFDGIRRFTQAGIPVVIVGHSSDAKGKSGYKPDRPMGSAAISQSVRWLMQVRHTRGGNLSVNTYGNIDHGRTMKIRADDGARFTVLETSEKTETVTNSRERSTQTLDRNQEHAQFVVRECQGVSLREAGRRLADKFSGDADTFKNSLGTKGKLSPLLNRTKAGNGWTWDLVEHR from the coding sequence GTGAGCGACGAACTAACCCCAGAAGAAGAAGTACAGCTAGAGCGGTGGTGGGAGCTACAGGAAGCGAAAAAGCGGTTCCCCACGTACACGTTGGCGGAGGCTGCTGCGGCAGCCGAGGAACAAGACGATTGGCTGGTCCCTGGGCTGATTGCGTCTACCTCAACCTTGGTGTTCGGCGAAGCAAAGATAGGTAAGTCGTGGTTAATCGCGCACCTGATCGGGGCACTGGTCAGCGGAGGTGAGTTCCTGAATGTCCAAGTGCCACAAGGGAATTACTCCATTGGTGTGTGTTACACCGATGATGCCGGGCACCGCGAGTACGCCCAACGGCTCAGTACGGCCGTTTCTGGCACCGACCACGCGGTGACACTGTACGGGCTGGGAATCATGAAGCGCGCCGATTGGGACGCGCTGCACCACGTAGTGACGGACGCCGGGCACAACGTCCTGATCATTGACAACCTGACGCAGATCCTTGACGGTTCGATCAACGAGGATGACGTAATCCGGCGGTGCTTCGATGGCATCCGCCGCTTCACCCAAGCTGGTATCCCGGTGGTCATTGTCGGTCACTCCTCTGACGCCAAGGGTAAGAGTGGATACAAGCCTGATCGGCCGATGGGATCGGCTGCTATCTCGCAGTCGGTCCGATGGTTGATGCAGGTCCGGCACACCAGGGGCGGGAATCTGTCGGTGAACACCTACGGCAACATCGACCATGGGCGCACGATGAAGATCCGTGCCGACGATGGTGCACGGTTCACGGTGCTAGAAACATCCGAGAAAACCGAGACCGTGACCAACAGCCGGGAACGGTCGACACAGACCCTGGACCGGAATCAGGAACACGCTCAGTTCGTCGTGCGGGAGTGTCAGGGAGTCAGCCTTCGGGAAGCAGGACGGCGGCTGGCCGACAAGTTCAGCGGTGACGCAGATACGTTCAAGAACTCACTTGGCACGAAAGGCAAGCTTTCACCGCTGCTGAATCGGACCAAAGCGGGGAATGGATGGACCTGGGACCTAGTGGAACATCGGTAA
- a CDS encoding DUF6879 family protein, protein MQLLDIREFNDLLRNCKYRAFHLETQDEYAVDSEADDLAEYLKTGTFDETWSSWENLIKEVTDKGIVVQRARVVSEPHTDYTRFLHATTRINIASGEDVRWLPRSDIDPTQLTTDDWWTLDDEVVAFTAFRTDGNLGGLAVTTDPVIVQYCNSVREVVWSVATPHAEYFPKQ, encoded by the coding sequence ATGCAGCTTCTTGATATTAGGGAATTCAACGACCTTCTTCGGAATTGCAAATACCGCGCATTCCATCTAGAGACACAGGATGAGTACGCGGTAGACAGTGAGGCGGATGACCTTGCCGAGTATCTGAAAACCGGCACATTCGATGAAACCTGGTCGTCGTGGGAAAACCTCATCAAAGAGGTCACTGACAAGGGAATAGTCGTCCAACGAGCACGTGTCGTGTCGGAACCTCATACCGATTACACGCGATTCCTGCACGCGACTACTCGAATAAATATTGCGTCGGGGGAAGATGTCCGTTGGCTCCCTCGGAGCGATATAGATCCTACCCAGCTGACAACCGATGATTGGTGGACCCTGGATGATGAAGTAGTAGCATTCACGGCTTTCAGAACCGATGGAAATCTCGGAGGATTGGCCGTAACGACCGATCCGGTCATAGTCCAATATTGCAACTCGGTTCGCGAAGTCGTATGGAGTGTCGCCACTCCACATGCGGAGTATTTTCCGAAACAGTGA
- a CDS encoding crotonase/enoyl-CoA hydratase family protein yields MSSDHEQPSPATDHAGTRPAAWRDDLTGGDDSLFAGRPQPEGEITGRTLTYEVTGRIARITFNRPEHGNAITSDTPIELAAAVERADLDPRVHVIVLSGRGKGFCGGYDLSIFAENSFTPPEGAQPVEGTVLDPVVQAKNHNPWGTWDPMVDYAMMSRFNRGFASLLYANKPTVAKVHGFAIAGGTDIALYADQIICADDARFGYPPTRTWGIPAAGMWAHRVGDQRAKRLLFTGDSLSGKQAAEWGLAIESAAPEDLDERTEELLQRISLVPINQLIMAKLALNSALLNQGVANSGMVSTVFDGISRHTREGYAFQLRAATAGFREAVRERDEPFGDWKRAQFRKPADEA; encoded by the coding sequence GTGTCCTCAGATCACGAGCAGCCCTCCCCCGCCACGGACCACGCCGGTACCCGGCCCGCCGCCTGGCGCGACGACCTGACCGGCGGGGATGACTCGCTCTTCGCGGGCCGCCCCCAGCCCGAGGGCGAAATCACCGGCCGCACACTGACTTACGAGGTGACCGGGCGCATCGCGCGCATCACCTTCAATCGCCCCGAGCACGGCAATGCGATCACCTCGGATACGCCGATCGAATTGGCGGCGGCCGTGGAACGCGCCGATCTGGACCCGCGCGTGCACGTGATCGTGCTGAGCGGGCGCGGTAAGGGCTTCTGCGGTGGCTACGACCTGTCGATCTTCGCGGAGAACAGCTTCACCCCGCCCGAGGGCGCACAGCCGGTCGAGGGCACGGTCCTCGATCCCGTCGTCCAGGCGAAGAATCACAATCCCTGGGGCACTTGGGATCCCATGGTCGACTACGCCATGATGTCGCGCTTCAACCGCGGCTTCGCCAGCCTGCTGTACGCCAACAAGCCGACCGTCGCCAAGGTGCACGGCTTCGCCATCGCCGGCGGTACCGATATCGCGCTCTACGCCGACCAGATCATCTGCGCCGATGACGCCCGCTTCGGCTACCCGCCCACCCGCACCTGGGGGATCCCGGCGGCGGGTATGTGGGCACACCGGGTCGGCGATCAGCGCGCCAAACGACTGCTCTTCACCGGTGACAGCCTCAGCGGCAAACAGGCCGCCGAATGGGGCCTGGCCATCGAATCCGCGGCGCCCGAGGATCTCGACGAGCGCACCGAGGAACTGCTGCAACGCATTTCGCTGGTGCCGATCAATCAGCTGATCATGGCGAAGCTCGCCCTCAACAGCGCGCTGCTGAACCAGGGCGTGGCCAACTCCGGCATGGTCAGCACCGTCTTCGACGGCATCTCCCGGCACACCCGCGAGGGTTACGCCTTCCAATTGCGCGCCGCCACCGCCGGTTTCCGCGAGGCCGTACGCGAACGCGACGAACCCTTCGGCGACTGGAAGCGCGCGCAGTTCCGCAAGCCGGCGGACGAGGCTTGA
- a CDS encoding recombinase family protein, with product MVLRAIVGARVSKMQGQEKVSHLAQKEDGLRWAAAQGYEVVDTFEDLGVSAGKTTPFERPDLGQWLNPERLHEWDVIVFQKIDRAFRSTRDCVDFAKFIEENKKVLAFSGDGMVLNYRDQASTSFESQMAEFFIYIGSFFAQIELNRFKSRAQDRMSQLKMTDRVSHGVAPFGYRTVPHASGKGKALERDPEAYAVLHEMKDKLLEEHWSLTKLCVWLNEEGKKTAVAKARGSGAWSVTTVRRVLSSLRTQGLKVTRQGGAEHPVLDAQGNVIRMAEPTFSDEDWRRIESVLAAKAKSGKARQMTDNPMAGIGRCLECGYSLSQHRRTVKKKDGSENVHNYIRCGRTPGGCKGAVRLDEVERKISELIEDYTDLEVTKQVFVPGADHTQDLELAEQALKRLRWESDNNLVDDEDLWRSRMASLSTRVRELGTNTVVPAQWETVGTGTTYGELWSDPDTDRRQVLREAGVVVGLRDGKIQVRIPDNWPEPAWVAELRGDEASPPELAGIPEGARQDQA from the coding sequence GTGGTTTTAAGAGCGATCGTCGGCGCACGCGTATCCAAGATGCAGGGGCAAGAGAAGGTCTCGCACCTTGCCCAGAAGGAAGACGGCCTACGGTGGGCCGCAGCCCAGGGGTATGAGGTGGTGGACACCTTCGAAGACCTTGGAGTGTCCGCTGGTAAGACGACCCCGTTCGAGCGTCCCGACCTGGGACAGTGGCTCAATCCGGAACGGTTGCACGAGTGGGACGTGATCGTATTCCAGAAGATCGACCGAGCGTTTCGATCCACGCGTGATTGCGTGGACTTCGCCAAGTTCATCGAAGAGAACAAGAAGGTGCTTGCGTTCTCCGGTGACGGAATGGTGCTGAACTACCGAGACCAGGCATCGACTTCGTTCGAGTCACAGATGGCTGAGTTCTTCATCTACATCGGATCATTCTTCGCTCAGATCGAGTTGAACCGGTTCAAGAGCCGTGCCCAAGATCGCATGAGCCAGCTGAAGATGACCGACCGTGTATCGCACGGTGTAGCCCCCTTCGGATACCGGACGGTTCCGCACGCTTCGGGCAAAGGTAAGGCGCTTGAGCGAGACCCGGAAGCCTATGCGGTGCTTCATGAGATGAAGGACAAGCTTCTCGAAGAGCACTGGTCATTGACCAAGCTGTGTGTCTGGTTGAACGAGGAAGGCAAGAAGACTGCGGTCGCCAAGGCGCGAGGTTCCGGCGCGTGGTCGGTAACCACGGTCCGGCGGGTGTTGTCGTCGCTACGGACTCAGGGGCTGAAGGTCACCCGTCAAGGTGGTGCCGAACATCCCGTGCTGGATGCTCAGGGCAACGTTATCCGGATGGCTGAGCCGACGTTCTCAGACGAGGACTGGCGACGTATCGAGTCCGTCCTAGCCGCCAAGGCTAAGAGCGGTAAGGCTAGGCAGATGACGGACAACCCCATGGCGGGAATCGGCCGGTGCCTGGAGTGCGGGTATTCGTTGAGCCAGCACCGCCGAACCGTGAAGAAGAAAGACGGTTCTGAGAACGTCCACAACTACATCCGGTGTGGTCGTACCCCGGGCGGCTGCAAGGGTGCTGTTCGGCTCGATGAGGTCGAGCGGAAAATATCCGAATTGATCGAGGACTACACCGATTTGGAAGTAACCAAGCAGGTGTTCGTGCCCGGTGCGGATCACACACAGGATCTCGAACTAGCTGAGCAAGCATTGAAGCGGCTTCGTTGGGAATCGGACAACAATCTGGTTGATGATGAAGATCTCTGGCGTAGCCGCATGGCGTCGCTGTCCACCCGGGTTCGGGAACTGGGGACGAACACGGTTGTTCCTGCGCAGTGGGAAACAGTCGGTACAGGAACGACATACGGCGAACTTTGGAGCGATCCGGACACCGACCGCAGGCAGGTACTGAGGGAAGCTGGGGTAGTTGTGGGGTTGCGGGACGGGAAGATTCAGGTCCGCATTCCAGACAACTGGCCGGAGCCCGCCTGGGTTGCCGAGTTGCGGGGCGACGAAGCTTCACCGCCTGAGTTGGCAGGCATCCCCGAAGGTGCGAGGCAAGATCAGGCGTGA
- a CDS encoding excalibur calcium-binding domain-containing protein produces the protein MNVRRLLVTASVAGLTILAAPSALALANVPTGSSGTGSSAIDTGSGATGSANLAQTGSATGAYKNCDEARAAGHAPLFRGEPGYGPHLDPDGDGMACPTV, from the coding sequence ATGAACGTTCGCCGGCTTCTCGTCACCGCCAGCGTCGCGGGACTGACGATTCTTGCAGCCCCCTCCGCCCTTGCCCTCGCCAATGTGCCGACCGGTTCGTCCGGCACGGGCTCCTCCGCCATCGACACCGGCTCCGGCGCGACCGGTTCGGCCAACCTCGCCCAGACCGGCTCCGCCACCGGCGCATACAAGAACTGCGATGAGGCCCGCGCCGCCGGGCACGCCCCGCTGTTCCGCGGCGAGCCCGGCTACGGTCCGCACCTGGACCCCGATGGTGACGGAATGGCCTGCCCGACCGTCTGA
- a CDS encoding MarR family winged helix-turn-helix transcriptional regulator gives MTRWLSDEEQATWQSYIRMRQRLEAAIAAGLARDGLSTSDYEVLVALSTAGGQLRAKELGAEICWDKSRLSKHLSRMAARGLIDRCQAADDARGREVRLTEQGREALETAAPNHVDLVRQLFIEDMTDDEARALRSLSERVVPRAERTDAPGIG, from the coding sequence ATGACCCGCTGGTTGAGCGACGAGGAACAGGCCACCTGGCAGTCCTATATCCGAATGCGGCAGCGCTTGGAGGCGGCCATCGCGGCGGGGCTCGCCCGGGACGGATTATCGACTTCGGATTACGAGGTGCTGGTCGCGCTCTCCACGGCCGGTGGACAATTGCGCGCCAAGGAATTGGGCGCCGAGATCTGCTGGGACAAGAGCAGACTCTCCAAACACCTTTCGCGGATGGCCGCGCGCGGACTCATCGACCGTTGCCAGGCCGCCGATGACGCACGCGGCCGCGAGGTGCGGCTGACCGAACAGGGCCGCGAGGCCCTGGAAACCGCCGCACCCAATCATGTGGATCTGGTGCGGCAGCTGTTCATCGAGGATATGACCGATGACGAGGCGCGGGCGCTGCGATCACTCTCCGAGCGCGTGGTGCCGCGCGCCGAGCGGACGGATGCGCCCGGAATCGGCTGA
- a CDS encoding MarR family winged helix-turn-helix transcriptional regulator, with translation MPATAQDLPLLLLAAAAEVTDAIHQEVAAAGFDDIRPSHGFAFVRMAPNGATVGEIAEHLGVTKQAASQLVEELVKKGYAERNPHPSDARARLITLTARGWAATRAADAAIARFTQHWGRALGAGAVVELRNMLARVVTPGRVRPSAW, from the coding sequence ATGCCCGCAACCGCTCAGGACCTGCCGCTACTGCTGCTCGCGGCCGCCGCCGAGGTCACCGACGCCATTCACCAGGAGGTGGCGGCGGCCGGATTCGACGACATCCGGCCGAGTCACGGGTTCGCATTCGTGCGAATGGCGCCGAATGGGGCCACCGTGGGTGAGATCGCCGAACATCTCGGGGTGACCAAGCAGGCGGCGAGTCAACTGGTGGAGGAGCTGGTGAAAAAGGGGTACGCGGAACGCAATCCGCATCCGAGTGACGCGCGGGCCCGATTGATCACGCTCACCGCGCGGGGGTGGGCGGCCACCCGGGCGGCCGATGCGGCGATCGCGCGCTTCACCCAGCATTGGGGACGGGCGCTCGGAGCGGGTGCGGTGGTCGAGCTCCGCAATATGCTCGCCCGCGTGGTCACGCCGGGGCGGGTGCGGCCGTCCGCGTGGTGA
- a CDS encoding DUF3618 domain-containing protein, with amino-acid sequence MARDTEAIEREIEAARSRLANTLDELAVRADPQRLADNTKQALVAKVNEPKIKYSLIGAGVVVVGLILIKVFR; translated from the coding sequence GTGGCGAGAGATACCGAGGCCATCGAGCGGGAGATCGAGGCCGCACGGAGCCGGCTCGCGAACACCCTCGACGAACTCGCGGTGCGGGCCGACCCGCAGCGGTTGGCCGACAACACCAAGCAGGCGCTGGTCGCGAAGGTGAACGAGCCGAAGATCAAGTACAGCCTGATCGGTGCGGGCGTGGTCGTGGTCGGTCTGATCCTGATCAAGGTCTTCCGCTGA
- a CDS encoding helix-turn-helix domain-containing protein yields the protein MSSVQQARETLGARLRELRKQANLTGLELSRLAGWDNSKVSRYEHGKQTPSEKDIRVWCAITDAPLHLPDLIASVRNLEAAYLEWKRIQSAHAQKKTGQVETSSKFIRGYDPDLIPGLLQTSDYATAVLRECIEFIGIPDDLESAVKERIERQKILRKGPRRFHFLIAEQALYTTVGDDQIMLAQLEQLLIYVRSSRMALGIVPRMSLFRAPVVNFLMYDRSLVKIETVSAGLSVTQPREVELYDKAFQILAGQSAKGDAARELIQGAIEARSV from the coding sequence GTGAGTAGCGTCCAGCAAGCACGCGAAACGCTAGGAGCGCGTCTCCGCGAACTTCGAAAGCAAGCCAACCTGACGGGCCTGGAGTTGTCCAGGCTCGCCGGTTGGGACAACTCCAAGGTATCGCGGTATGAGCACGGGAAGCAGACACCGAGCGAAAAGGATATTCGTGTTTGGTGTGCGATAACCGATGCGCCGCTGCATCTTCCCGACTTAATTGCTTCTGTTCGTAATCTTGAAGCCGCATATCTTGAGTGGAAGCGAATTCAGTCGGCACATGCCCAGAAGAAGACTGGACAGGTCGAAACAAGCTCGAAGTTTATACGTGGATACGATCCCGATCTGATCCCGGGGCTGTTGCAGACGAGTGACTACGCTACCGCTGTCCTGCGGGAATGCATCGAGTTCATCGGTATACCCGATGACCTGGAGTCTGCCGTTAAAGAGCGTATTGAGCGTCAGAAGATATTGCGGAAGGGTCCGCGAAGGTTCCATTTTCTAATCGCTGAACAGGCGCTCTATACGACTGTCGGTGATGATCAGATTATGCTGGCGCAGCTTGAGCAGCTTCTTATTTATGTCCGCTCTTCTCGGATGGCATTGGGGATAGTTCCCCGGATGTCTCTGTTTCGTGCGCCGGTAGTGAACTTTCTAATGTATGACCGCAGTTTGGTGAAGATTGAAACAGTCTCCGCAGGGTTGTCGGTGACACAGCCCCGAGAGGTAGAGCTTTATGACAAAGCGTTTCAGATCCTTGCAGGACAATCCGCTAAAGGAGACGCAGCGCGAGAGCTGATTCAGGGAGCGATTGAAGCGCGGAGTGTTTAG